In Actinomadura citrea, a single window of DNA contains:
- a CDS encoding LysR family transcriptional regulator has product MELRHFRYFLEVVEQGSFTRAAQALHISQPTLSQQIRVLEREVGATLLVREPGGVSPTPAGVVFHEHVAAILAATADAVSAARLRAGGPRTLRIGIAGPLPGDIQMPVISAFKEAFPDVRTAWRALELNELDRPLLDGDVDVALIRLPLDPERLDWEVLVDDEPRAVLVPIGHPLGEAETITLDDVIDASFVAIADSVPLAAQRWWTFYDERNREDARFVGEPVDTVAAAALSIRLNRVPCPGPFALRDTLALSGITTLPMTGLSPTVTVAARRRSDEGLPEVFCELAARTVRELRAAGAV; this is encoded by the coding sequence ATGGAACTGCGGCATTTCCGGTACTTTCTGGAGGTCGTTGAGCAGGGCTCGTTCACGCGGGCCGCTCAGGCCCTCCACATATCGCAACCGACGCTCAGCCAGCAGATCCGCGTCCTGGAACGCGAGGTGGGCGCGACGCTCCTCGTCCGGGAGCCGGGCGGGGTCTCGCCAACGCCGGCCGGAGTGGTCTTCCACGAACACGTCGCCGCCATCCTCGCCGCCACCGCGGACGCGGTCTCGGCGGCGCGCCTTCGAGCCGGCGGCCCGCGAACCCTGCGCATCGGCATCGCCGGGCCCTTGCCGGGTGACATCCAGATGCCTGTGATCAGCGCGTTCAAAGAGGCATTTCCGGATGTGCGGACCGCCTGGCGGGCCCTGGAACTCAACGAACTGGACCGACCGCTCCTCGACGGAGACGTGGACGTCGCCTTGATCCGCCTCCCACTCGACCCTGAGCGGCTCGACTGGGAAGTCCTCGTCGACGACGAACCCCGTGCGGTCCTGGTGCCGATCGGACACCCGCTGGGGGAAGCCGAAACGATCACGCTCGACGACGTCATCGACGCGTCCTTCGTCGCGATCGCCGACAGCGTCCCCCTGGCCGCGCAGCGCTGGTGGACCTTCTACGACGAGCGCAACCGCGAGGACGCGCGGTTCGTCGGCGAGCCGGTGGACACCGTCGCCGCCGCCGCGCTCTCCATCCGACTGAACCGCGTCCCCTGCCCCGGGCCGTTCGCGCTGCGCGACACCCTGGCGCTATCAGGAATCACGACCTTGCCGATGACCGGGCTCTCCCCGACGGTCACGGTCGCAGCCCGGCGACGCTCCGACGAGGGGCTCCCGGAGGTCTTCTGCGAACTCGCCGCACGAACCGTCCGGGAACTACGCGCAGCGGGCGCGGTATAG
- a CDS encoding phosphorothioated DNA-binding restriction endonuclease, with translation MDWVERVTGVRRWSRGGERAPHKPLLLLYALGHFQRCGDAPMFYGEVEEHLAGLLREFGPPRKTSPAYPFHYLTSDGLWEVRTVDGGGSPGPQVGVLRAQAARGRLSGELTAALRREPRLLPQLCRAILDVNFEPSLHDDICTAAGIDLESAEAAGAVAPRRRDRAFREQIMVAYEYRCAFCGYDGWLNGTAVGLDAAHVRWWAFDGPDDVTNGICLCALHHKLFDKGALGITDDRQVTVSARFVGRGPAAREQVHALAGRPVSSPQTAFPTVDGEHIAWHAREVFRSPARAA, from the coding sequence GTGGACTGGGTCGAGCGGGTTACGGGAGTCCGCCGGTGGTCGCGGGGTGGGGAGCGGGCGCCGCACAAGCCGCTGCTCTTGCTGTACGCCCTCGGGCACTTCCAGCGGTGCGGCGATGCTCCGATGTTCTATGGCGAGGTCGAGGAGCATCTCGCCGGACTGCTGCGGGAATTCGGGCCGCCGCGGAAGACCAGTCCCGCCTACCCCTTTCACTACCTGACCAGCGATGGGTTGTGGGAGGTGCGGACCGTCGATGGAGGGGGCAGTCCCGGGCCCCAGGTCGGCGTCCTGCGGGCTCAGGCCGCCCGCGGTCGGCTGAGCGGTGAGCTGACGGCCGCGTTGCGCCGCGAACCGCGCCTGTTGCCGCAGCTGTGCCGCGCCATTCTGGACGTCAACTTCGAACCTTCGCTGCACGACGACATCTGCACGGCCGCCGGGATCGACCTGGAGTCGGCCGAGGCCGCGGGCGCGGTGGCGCCGCGGCGGCGCGACCGTGCCTTCCGCGAGCAGATCATGGTCGCCTACGAGTACCGGTGCGCGTTCTGCGGCTATGACGGCTGGCTGAACGGGACCGCGGTGGGTCTGGACGCCGCGCACGTCCGGTGGTGGGCCTTCGACGGGCCCGACGACGTCACCAACGGCATCTGCCTGTGCGCGCTGCATCACAAGCTCTTTGACAAGGGCGCGCTCGGCATCACCGACGACCGGCAGGTCACCGTGTCGGCGCGCTTCGTCGGACGCGGTCCGGCCGCCCGCGAACAGGTCCACGCCTTGGCCGGACGCCCTGTCAGCTCGCCCCAGACGGCCTTCCCCACCGTGGACGGCGAGCACATCGCCTGGCACGCCCGCGAGGTCTTCCGCTCCCCGGCCCGGGCGGCATGA